Proteins from one Streptomyces genisteinicus genomic window:
- a CDS encoding bifunctional salicylyl-CoA 5-hydroxylase/oxidoreductase, producing the protein MDPRPPASASAPATVAAPARAPAPAPALAPEASLAPAPEARPASGARPLRVAVVGGGPGGLYAAALLKRLDPARDVTVWERNAPDDTFGFGVVLSDETLGGIAHADPVVHAALQEEFVRWDGIDIVHRGHHQRSGGHGFAALGRRRLLEILHRRCAGLGVRLRFRTEAPPAAELAAGHDLVIAADGVHSATRERHADVFGPRITSHRCRYIWLAADFAFSAFRFEIAETEHGVMQLHGYPYAADASTVIVEMREEVWRAAGFGGLDEQESAARCARIFAGALDGRPLRGNSSAWTAFRTVVNDRWSHGRIVLLGDAAHTAHFSIGSGTKLAVEDALALAACVEEQPDLPAALAAYESERRPVVESTQRAAAASLRWFEELGRHVGRPPRQFAFDLLTRSRRVTHANLRMRDAAFTERVEREFGCPPGTPPMFTPFRLRGLTLRNRVVVSPMDVYAAEDGLPGDFHLVHLGARALGGAGLVMTEMVCVSPEGRITPGCTGLYTSAHTAAWRRVTDFVHRQAPGTAIGVQLGHSGRKGSTRLMWEGMDQPLEQGNWPLAAASPLPYLPGVSQTPRALDRAGLDAVRGQFEAATRRAAESGFDLLELHCAHGYLLSGFLSPLTNRRTDAYGGSLTDRLRFPLEVFDAMREIWPEDRPMTVRLSATDWSDGGTTAGDAVAIARAFAAHGADAVDVSTGQVVPDERPEYGRSYQTPFADRIRSEAGVPVVAVGAISSWDDVNSLLLAGRADLCAVGRPHLYDPQWTLHAAAEQGYRGDGAVWPPPYRAGSRTPPTGRTDAPRPRLTLTAPAAAPAPAAAPPAAPSGRTPPPPPAPGPAPPR; encoded by the coding sequence ATGGACCCCCGGCCCCCCGCCTCGGCATCCGCCCCCGCCACCGTTGCCGCACCTGCCCGGGCACCCGCCCCCGCACCGGCACTCGCACCCGAGGCCTCCCTTGCCCCCGCACCCGAGGCCCGCCCGGCGTCCGGCGCCCGGCCCCTGCGCGTCGCCGTCGTCGGCGGCGGTCCCGGCGGCCTCTACGCCGCAGCCCTGCTCAAGCGTCTCGACCCGGCCCGGGACGTCACCGTGTGGGAACGCAACGCGCCCGACGACACCTTCGGGTTCGGCGTCGTCCTCTCCGACGAGACCCTGGGCGGCATCGCGCACGCCGATCCCGTCGTCCACGCCGCGCTCCAGGAGGAGTTCGTCCGCTGGGACGGCATCGACATCGTGCACCGCGGGCACCACCAGCGCTCCGGCGGCCACGGCTTCGCCGCCCTCGGGCGCCGCAGGCTCCTGGAGATCCTGCACCGCCGGTGCGCCGGCCTCGGCGTGCGGCTGCGCTTTCGCACCGAGGCCCCACCGGCCGCCGAACTCGCCGCCGGCCACGACCTGGTGATCGCCGCCGACGGCGTGCACAGCGCCACCCGGGAGCGGCACGCCGACGTCTTCGGGCCGCGGATCACCTCCCACCGCTGCCGCTACATCTGGCTCGCCGCCGACTTCGCCTTCTCCGCCTTCCGGTTCGAGATCGCGGAGACCGAACACGGCGTCATGCAGCTCCACGGCTACCCGTACGCCGCCGACGCCTCCACCGTCATCGTCGAGATGCGCGAGGAGGTCTGGCGGGCCGCCGGATTCGGCGGACTCGACGAGCAGGAGTCCGCCGCGCGCTGCGCCAGGATCTTCGCCGGGGCGCTCGACGGCCGCCCGCTGCGCGGGAACTCCTCCGCCTGGACGGCGTTCCGCACCGTCGTCAACGACCGCTGGTCGCACGGCCGGATCGTGCTGCTCGGCGACGCCGCCCACACCGCGCACTTCTCCATCGGCTCCGGCACCAAGCTGGCCGTCGAGGACGCGCTCGCGCTGGCCGCGTGCGTCGAGGAGCAGCCGGACCTGCCCGCCGCGCTGGCCGCGTACGAGAGCGAGCGCAGGCCGGTCGTGGAGTCCACCCAGCGCGCGGCCGCCGCGAGCCTGCGCTGGTTCGAGGAGCTCGGCCGCCATGTCGGGCGCCCGCCGCGGCAGTTCGCGTTCGACCTGCTCACCCGGAGCCGCCGGGTCACCCACGCCAACCTGCGGATGCGCGACGCGGCGTTCACGGAGCGGGTCGAGCGCGAGTTCGGCTGCCCGCCCGGCACGCCGCCCATGTTCACCCCCTTCCGGCTGCGCGGCCTCACCCTGCGCAACCGGGTCGTCGTCTCTCCCATGGACGTGTACGCGGCCGAGGACGGGCTCCCCGGCGACTTCCACCTCGTCCACCTCGGCGCCCGCGCGCTCGGCGGCGCGGGGCTCGTGATGACGGAGATGGTGTGCGTCAGCCCGGAGGGCCGCATCACCCCGGGCTGCACCGGTCTCTACACCTCCGCTCACACGGCCGCCTGGCGCCGGGTGACGGACTTCGTCCACCGGCAGGCGCCGGGCACCGCCATCGGCGTCCAGCTCGGCCACTCCGGCCGCAAGGGGTCCACCCGCCTCATGTGGGAAGGGATGGACCAACCGCTGGAACAGGGCAACTGGCCGCTGGCCGCCGCCTCCCCGCTGCCCTACCTCCCGGGCGTCAGCCAGACGCCCCGGGCCCTCGACCGTGCCGGACTCGACGCAGTCCGCGGGCAGTTCGAGGCCGCCACCCGGCGCGCCGCGGAGAGCGGGTTCGACCTCCTCGAACTGCACTGCGCACACGGCTACCTGCTCTCCGGGTTCCTCTCCCCGCTCACCAACCGGCGCACCGACGCCTACGGCGGTTCGCTCACGGACCGGCTGCGCTTCCCGCTCGAGGTCTTCGACGCCATGCGGGAGATCTGGCCCGAGGACCGCCCGATGACGGTCCGCCTCTCCGCGACCGACTGGTCCGACGGCGGCACCACGGCCGGCGACGCCGTCGCGATCGCACGCGCCTTCGCCGCCCACGGGGCGGACGCCGTCGACGTCTCCACCGGCCAGGTCGTCCCGGACGAGCGGCCCGAGTACGGGCGTTCGTACCAGACCCCGTTCGCCGACCGCATCCGGAGCGAGGCGGGCGTCCCCGTGGTGGCGGTGGGCGCGATCTCGTCCTGGGACGACGTCAACTCCCTCCTCCTCGCGGGCCGTGCCGACCTCTGCGCGGTGGGCCGGCCGCATCTGTACGACCCCCAGTGGACGCTGCACGCGGCGGCCGAACAGGGCTACCGCGGCGACGGCGCCGTGTGGCCGCCGCCCTACCGCGCGGGCAGCCGCACCCCGCCGACGGGCCGCACCGACGCACCGCGCCCCCGCCTCACGCTGACCGCCCCCGCCGCCGCACCGGCCCCTGCCGCCGCTCCGCCCGCCGCACCGTCCGGCCGCACCCCGCCCCCGCCGCCCGCGCCCGGCCCGGCGCCCCCGCGCTGA
- a CDS encoding PaaX family transcriptional regulator → MAELHTPRSLIVTLYGAYGRTRPGPFAVAELIRLLGALGVDAPSVRSSVSRLKRRGLLVPERTAGGAAGYALSDDARQLLDDGDRRIFAGSPARLADGWVLVVFSVPEAERAKRHLLRSRLVRLGFGAAAPGVWIAPARLFDETRHTLRRLRLDPYADLFRGEHLGFAATAEAAARWWDLAAIAKEHEEFLDRHEPVLRSWERRADTPAPDAYRDYLTALDSWRRLPYADPGLPAELLPQGWPGGRSADVFARLHARLRDAGAEFVGA, encoded by the coding sequence GTGGCCGAGCTGCACACCCCCCGATCCCTGATCGTCACCCTCTACGGCGCCTACGGACGGACGCGCCCGGGGCCCTTCGCCGTGGCCGAGCTGATCCGGCTGCTCGGGGCGCTCGGCGTCGACGCGCCGTCCGTGCGCTCGTCCGTGTCCCGGCTCAAGCGCCGCGGGCTGCTCGTGCCCGAACGGACCGCGGGCGGTGCCGCCGGGTACGCGCTGTCCGACGACGCGCGGCAGCTCCTCGACGACGGCGACCGGCGCATCTTCGCCGGCTCCCCGGCCCGGCTCGCCGACGGCTGGGTGCTGGTCGTCTTCTCGGTGCCGGAGGCCGAGCGCGCCAAACGCCACCTGCTCCGCTCCCGGCTGGTGCGGCTCGGCTTCGGGGCGGCCGCCCCGGGGGTGTGGATCGCCCCGGCCCGCCTGTTCGACGAGACCCGGCACACACTGCGCCGCCTGCGGCTGGACCCGTACGCCGACCTGTTCCGCGGCGAGCACCTGGGATTCGCGGCGACGGCCGAGGCGGCCGCCCGCTGGTGGGACCTGGCGGCGATCGCCAAGGAGCACGAGGAGTTCCTCGACCGGCACGAGCCCGTGCTCCGGTCCTGGGAGCGGCGCGCGGACACCCCGGCGCCGGACGCCTACCGCGACTACCTGACCGCGCTCGACTCCTGGCGCCGGCTGCCGTACGCCGACCCGGGCCTGCCGGCGGAGCTGCTGCCGCAGGGCTGGCCGGGCGGCCGCTCGGCGGACGTCTTCGCACGCCTCCACGCCCGGCTGCGCGACGCGGGCGCGGAGTTCGTCGGCGCCTGA
- a CDS encoding AMP-binding protein: MELTPSAHLDTFPRDHLPPPGAWPDLLLDLPELRYPERLNCAAELLDATAARLGPDRPALRTGGGACWSYGELRERADRIAHVLTDGLGVVPGNRVLLRGPTTPHLVACWLAVLKAGAVAVTVLAQQRAAELATICAIAEVRHALCDVRSVDELVKAGVPGLRITEFGGPGPDDLLALAAGASAEPYEAVATAADDVALIAFTSGTTGRPKGCMHFHRDVLAVADTFSAQVLRPRPDDLFAGSPPLGFTFGLGGLVLFPLRAGAAALLLEQAGPHQLLPAVAEHRVSVLFTAPTAYRVMLDHLDGHDLGSLRRCVSAGENLPAATWRQWHERTGQRIINGIGATELLHIFISAADEEIRPGTTGLPVPGWQARVVGPDGLPVPDGEPGLLAVRGPVGCRYLADPRQREYVRGGWNLTGDTYVREPDGRFRYVARADDMIISAGYNIAGPEVEDALLQHPDVAEAAVVGHDDALRGQIVAAYVVLRDGAAGGEETADALTEAVRERLAPYKCPRRIVFLDALPRTPTGKLQRFRLRALE, translated from the coding sequence ATGGAGCTGACACCCTCGGCCCACCTCGACACGTTTCCGCGCGACCACCTGCCGCCCCCCGGCGCATGGCCGGACCTCCTCCTCGACCTGCCGGAGCTCCGCTATCCCGAGCGGCTCAACTGCGCCGCCGAGCTGCTGGACGCCACGGCCGCCCGCCTCGGCCCCGACCGGCCCGCCCTGCGCACCGGCGGCGGCGCGTGCTGGAGCTACGGGGAGCTGAGGGAACGGGCGGACCGCATCGCCCATGTGCTCACCGACGGGCTCGGGGTGGTCCCGGGCAACCGGGTCCTGCTGCGGGGCCCCACGACACCGCACCTGGTGGCCTGCTGGCTCGCCGTGCTCAAGGCCGGCGCGGTCGCGGTCACCGTGCTGGCCCAGCAGCGGGCCGCGGAGCTCGCCACGATCTGCGCGATCGCCGAGGTCCGCCACGCCCTGTGCGACGTCCGTTCCGTGGACGAGCTGGTCAAGGCGGGCGTGCCGGGACTGCGGATCACGGAGTTCGGCGGGCCGGGCCCCGACGACCTGCTGGCGCTCGCCGCGGGGGCGTCCGCGGAGCCGTACGAGGCGGTCGCCACGGCCGCCGACGACGTCGCGCTGATCGCGTTCACCTCGGGGACGACGGGCCGGCCGAAGGGGTGCATGCACTTCCACCGCGATGTGCTGGCCGTCGCCGACACCTTCTCGGCCCAGGTGCTGCGTCCCCGCCCGGACGACCTGTTCGCCGGGAGCCCGCCGCTGGGCTTCACCTTCGGCCTCGGCGGCCTGGTCCTGTTCCCGCTGCGGGCGGGGGCCGCCGCCCTGCTGCTGGAGCAGGCCGGGCCGCACCAGCTGCTGCCCGCCGTCGCCGAGCACCGGGTGTCGGTGCTCTTCACCGCCCCGACCGCCTACCGGGTGATGCTCGACCACCTCGACGGCCACGACCTCGGTTCGCTGCGGCGGTGCGTGTCGGCGGGCGAGAACCTGCCCGCGGCCACCTGGCGGCAGTGGCACGAGCGGACCGGGCAGCGGATCATCAACGGCATCGGCGCGACCGAGCTGCTGCACATCTTCATCTCCGCGGCGGACGAGGAGATCCGGCCCGGCACCACCGGACTGCCCGTCCCCGGCTGGCAGGCGCGGGTGGTCGGACCGGACGGTCTGCCGGTGCCCGACGGCGAACCGGGCCTGCTCGCGGTCCGCGGTCCGGTCGGCTGCCGCTACCTGGCCGACCCCCGCCAGCGCGAGTACGTGCGCGGGGGGTGGAACCTCACCGGCGACACCTACGTACGCGAGCCGGACGGCCGCTTCCGCTACGTCGCCCGCGCCGACGACATGATCATCTCGGCCGGCTACAACATCGCCGGCCCCGAGGTGGAGGACGCCCTGCTCCAGCACCCCGACGTGGCGGAGGCCGCGGTGGTCGGCCACGACGACGCGCTGCGCGGTCAGATCGTCGCCGCCTACGTCGTGCTGCGGGACGGGGCGGCGGGCGGCGAGGAGACGGCCGACGCGCTGACCGAGGCGGTCAGGGAACGGCTCGCCCCGTACAAGTGCCCCCGCCGCATCGTCTTCCTGGACGCCCTGCCGCGCACGCCCACCGGCAAACTGCAGCGCTTCCGGCTGCGAGCCCTAGAGTGA
- a CDS encoding acyl-CoA dehydrogenase family protein yields MPAFSLDTVQTAWCGELRDLARDRLRPVAEGGAPGRLNRPLIAALGELGLLKRLFASGSLELCLLRESLAYGCTEAETALALQGLGASPVLRAGTAAQRARWLPEVVAGRAVAAFALSEPGAGSDAAALALEAVPEGRGWRLNGEKCWISNAPEADFYSVFARTTAGAGARGVTAFLVPADRPGLTGTPLDMLSPHPIGALAFDGVPVTEDDMLGERDRGFGVAMDTLNRFRPSVGAFAVGMAQAALDAALEHTASRTAFGGPLKDLQSVAHTVAEMATRTEAARLMVYAAACAHDEGQDGVPRRAAMAKLLATETAQYVVDAAVQLHGARALQRGHLLEHLYREVRAPRIYEGASEVQRTIVAKELYARHARAEEGTG; encoded by the coding sequence ATGCCCGCATTCTCACTCGATACGGTACAGACCGCCTGGTGCGGCGAACTGCGCGACCTGGCCCGTGACCGGCTGCGCCCGGTCGCCGAGGGGGGTGCGCCGGGGCGTCTCAACCGCCCGCTGATCGCCGCGCTCGGCGAACTCGGCCTGCTGAAACGCCTCTTCGCCTCCGGATCGCTCGAACTCTGCCTGCTGCGCGAATCCCTGGCATACGGCTGCACCGAGGCCGAGACCGCCCTCGCGCTCCAGGGCCTCGGCGCCTCGCCCGTGCTCCGTGCGGGTACCGCGGCCCAGCGGGCACGCTGGCTGCCCGAGGTCGTCGCGGGACGCGCGGTCGCCGCCTTCGCGCTCAGCGAGCCCGGTGCCGGGTCCGACGCCGCGGCGCTCGCCCTCGAAGCGGTGCCCGAGGGCCGGGGCTGGCGGCTGAACGGGGAGAAGTGCTGGATCTCCAACGCCCCCGAGGCGGACTTCTACTCCGTCTTCGCGCGCACGACCGCCGGGGCGGGCGCCCGCGGCGTGACCGCCTTCCTCGTCCCCGCCGACCGGCCGGGACTCACCGGCACACCGCTCGACATGCTGTCCCCGCACCCGATCGGCGCGCTCGCCTTCGACGGTGTCCCGGTCACCGAGGACGACATGCTCGGCGAACGGGACCGCGGCTTCGGGGTCGCGATGGACACCCTCAACCGCTTCCGCCCCAGCGTCGGCGCCTTCGCCGTGGGCATGGCCCAGGCCGCCCTCGACGCGGCCCTGGAGCACACCGCGTCCCGCACGGCCTTCGGCGGGCCGCTGAAGGACCTCCAGTCGGTCGCCCACACCGTGGCGGAGATGGCCACCCGCACCGAGGCCGCCCGGTTGATGGTGTACGCGGCGGCCTGCGCGCACGACGAGGGACAGGACGGCGTGCCCCGGCGTGCGGCGATGGCGAAACTGCTGGCCACCGAGACCGCCCAGTACGTGGTGGACGCCGCCGTCCAGCTGCACGGCGCCCGCGCGCTGCAACGCGGCCACCTGCTCGAACACCTCTACCGCGAGGTGCGCGCCCCCCGCATCTACGAGGGCGCCAGCGAGGTCCAGCGCACCATCGTCGCCAAGGAGCTGTACGCGCGGCACGCGCGTGCCGAGGAGGGCACCGGATGA
- a CDS encoding RidA family protein, whose amino-acid sequence MSLHRHNPVELSPPAGFSHAVTATGSRLVFLAGQTSLDGEGKVAGSTLPEQFELALGNLLTALAAAGGTPHDLARVTVYATDVADYRVHAPELGRIWRRLAGRDYPAMAVIGVVRLWDEECLVEVDGTAVLP is encoded by the coding sequence ATGAGTCTGCACCGGCACAATCCCGTGGAGCTGTCGCCGCCCGCGGGGTTCTCGCACGCGGTCACCGCCACCGGCTCCCGCCTGGTGTTCCTCGCCGGTCAGACGTCCCTCGACGGGGAGGGCAAGGTCGCCGGGAGCACGCTGCCCGAGCAGTTCGAGCTGGCCCTCGGCAACCTCCTCACCGCCCTGGCCGCGGCCGGCGGCACGCCCCACGACCTGGCGCGGGTCACGGTCTACGCCACCGACGTCGCCGACTACCGGGTGCACGCGCCGGAACTCGGGCGCATCTGGCGCCGGCTCGCGGGCCGCGACTACCCGGCGATGGCGGTGATCGGCGTGGTGCGGCTGTGGGACGAGGAGTGCCTCGTCGAGGTGGACGGGACGGCGGTCCTGCCGTGA
- a CDS encoding MFS transporter, with the protein MTTPQPATTAQDSAPGKGGGHGMALLVLASCQLMVVLDITIVNIALPHIQSDLGFSTTTLSWVVSAYTLTFGGLLLLGGRAGDILGRRRVFIFGVLLFVLASLLGGLAQNGGQLLAARALQGVGGAIASPTSLALITTTFKEGPERNRAFGVFAAVSAGGGAIGLLAGGMLVEWLDWRWVLFVNVPIGLLIAFATPRYIKESERHQGNFDIVGALTSTLGMAALVYGFIRAGQDGWRDPLTLGSFAAAVVLLTAFVAVERRSKQPITPLHMFADRNRAGTYGIMLCLAAAMFGMFFFLTLFVQNVLGFSPLMAGLAFLPVSAVIAIGAGLASQLLPRYGPKPFMVTGALLAAAGLGWLTMTDVDSTYAGSILGPMLVFSLGMGMLFVSLTLMALSRVPVHESGAASGLLNATQQVGGSLGLSILVTVSGTASRNEADQQIPAFLAQASPAEALQFRRTGQLPPPWSDQVLAAGVSAAFVAAAIFAVIAAVIALFAIKVRADDLERLKGGGAMPGA; encoded by the coding sequence ATGACGACTCCGCAGCCCGCGACAACCGCTCAGGACAGCGCCCCCGGCAAGGGCGGCGGACACGGGATGGCGCTTCTGGTCCTCGCCTCCTGCCAGCTGATGGTGGTCCTCGACATCACCATCGTGAACATCGCCCTGCCCCACATCCAGAGCGATCTGGGCTTCTCCACGACGACCCTGTCATGGGTGGTCAGCGCCTACACCCTGACCTTCGGAGGGCTGCTCCTCCTCGGCGGACGGGCGGGCGACATCCTGGGGCGGCGGAGGGTCTTCATCTTCGGCGTCCTGCTGTTCGTGCTCGCCTCGCTGCTCGGCGGCCTCGCGCAGAACGGCGGCCAGCTGCTCGCGGCGCGCGCCCTCCAGGGCGTCGGCGGCGCCATCGCCTCGCCGACCTCGCTCGCGCTGATCACCACCACCTTCAAGGAAGGCCCGGAGCGCAACCGGGCCTTCGGCGTCTTCGCGGCCGTGTCGGCAGGCGGCGGCGCCATCGGCCTGCTGGCGGGCGGCATGCTCGTCGAGTGGCTGGACTGGCGGTGGGTCCTCTTCGTCAACGTGCCCATCGGCCTGCTGATCGCCTTCGCCACGCCGCGCTACATCAAGGAGTCGGAACGCCACCAGGGCAACTTCGACATCGTCGGCGCGCTGACCTCGACCCTGGGCATGGCGGCGCTGGTCTACGGGTTCATCCGGGCCGGCCAGGACGGCTGGCGGGACCCGCTCACCCTCGGTTCGTTCGCCGCCGCCGTGGTGCTGCTCACCGCGTTCGTCGCCGTCGAACGCCGCTCGAAACAGCCCATCACACCGCTGCACATGTTCGCCGACCGCAACCGGGCGGGCACCTACGGCATCATGCTCTGCCTCGCCGCGGCGATGTTCGGCATGTTCTTCTTCCTCACCCTCTTCGTGCAGAACGTCCTCGGCTTCAGTCCGCTCATGGCGGGCCTCGCCTTCCTGCCGGTCAGCGCGGTCATCGCGATCGGTGCGGGCCTCGCCTCGCAACTGCTGCCCCGGTACGGGCCCAAGCCCTTCATGGTGACGGGCGCGCTGCTCGCCGCCGCCGGTCTCGGCTGGCTGACGATGACGGACGTCGACTCCACCTACGCGGGTAGCATCCTCGGTCCGATGCTCGTCTTCAGCCTCGGTATGGGCATGCTCTTCGTCTCGCTGACGCTGATGGCGCTGTCCCGGGTGCCGGTGCACGAGTCGGGCGCCGCGTCCGGACTGCTCAACGCCACCCAGCAGGTCGGCGGCTCGCTCGGGCTGTCGATCCTGGTCACCGTGTCCGGCACGGCCAGCAGGAACGAGGCCGACCAGCAGATCCCGGCCTTCCTCGCACAGGCGAGTCCGGCGGAAGCCCTCCAGTTCAGGCGCACCGGGCAGCTGCCCCCGCCCTGGTCGGACCAGGTCCTGGCCGCGGGTGTGTCGGCGGCCTTCGTGGCGGCGGCGATCTTCGCCGTGATCGCCGCGGTGATCGCCCTGTTCGCCATCAAGGTCCGTGCGGACGACCTGGAACGCCTCAAGGGCGGTGGCGCGATGCCCGGCGCCTGA
- a CDS encoding SPW repeat protein, with product MTTRSDISQHPDVAEMRSRFERATSNPTAQGVEALALLTGVYLAASPWIAGFSGLTALAVTNLILGIAYCVCMSGFASAYERTHAMAWAACAIGAFTILAPWIVSGDVSTTRTVVNNVIVGAVALLCGLAMAAGGRGGRKPTIGPSSMS from the coding sequence ATGACCACCCGTTCAGACATCTCCCAGCACCCGGACGTCGCCGAGATGCGCTCCCGCTTCGAACGTGCGACATCCAACCCCACGGCCCAGGGCGTCGAGGCCCTGGCCCTGCTCACCGGCGTCTACCTCGCGGCATCGCCCTGGATAGCGGGCTTCAGCGGTCTGACCGCGCTCGCCGTGACCAACCTGATCCTCGGCATCGCCTACTGCGTCTGCATGAGCGGCTTCGCGTCGGCGTACGAGCGCACCCATGCCATGGCCTGGGCCGCCTGCGCGATCGGCGCGTTCACGATCCTCGCCCCGTGGATCGTCTCGGGTGACGTGTCCACCACGCGCACCGTCGTGAACAACGTGATCGTCGGAGCGGTCGCGCTGCTCTGCGGTCTCGCCATGGCGGCCGGCGGCCGCGGCGGCCGCAAGCCCACCATCGGCCCCTCGTCCATGAGCTGA
- a CDS encoding Gfo/Idh/MocA family protein, with product MTGRIRVGVVGAHAERGWGRNVHLPALAALADDYEITAVAGTSRESAGAAAAAWGARHAFDDARALMEHPEVDLVVLAVQLPRRDGLVEAATAAGKHVYSEWPLAPDAPTAERFRRAADAAGVRHAVGLQSRHHPAVRLLRDLVADGAAGEVLSTSLTYSLATPTVWSTRYAALFDRTKDVGHLAVVAGHSMDMYRYAVGDFTELSATLATRVTTVTMEETGEKLEVTSPDQIVVGGLLESGAASSVHFMTGGVHGDGFRIEVHGSEGRLVLRSTDDSLVGPEFVLTHTAAGRPPVTVDVPERYRPLLPDAPVPVRNVHRVYTDLARSIRTGEPSGPDFGTAARMHRVIDAIKESAATGERRRLVHPAG from the coding sequence ATGACGGGCAGGATCCGAGTGGGAGTCGTGGGAGCGCACGCGGAGCGCGGCTGGGGGCGGAACGTCCATCTGCCGGCGCTGGCGGCTCTCGCGGACGACTACGAGATCACCGCCGTCGCCGGGACGAGCCGGGAGTCGGCCGGCGCGGCGGCCGCCGCCTGGGGTGCGCGGCACGCCTTCGACGACGCACGGGCGCTGATGGAGCACCCGGAGGTGGACCTCGTCGTCCTCGCCGTTCAACTCCCGCGGCGGGACGGCCTGGTGGAGGCCGCGACGGCCGCGGGCAAGCACGTGTACAGCGAGTGGCCGCTGGCGCCGGACGCGCCCACCGCGGAGCGCTTCCGGCGCGCGGCGGACGCGGCGGGCGTCCGGCACGCGGTGGGCCTCCAGAGCCGTCACCACCCGGCGGTGCGGCTGCTGCGCGACCTGGTGGCGGACGGGGCCGCCGGCGAGGTGCTCTCCACGTCGCTGACGTACTCGCTGGCCACCCCGACCGTCTGGTCGACGCGGTACGCGGCGCTGTTCGACCGCACCAAGGACGTCGGTCACCTCGCCGTCGTGGCGGGCCACTCGATGGACATGTACCGGTACGCCGTGGGGGACTTCACCGAACTGTCGGCCACCCTCGCGACCCGTGTCACCACGGTGACGATGGAGGAGACGGGCGAGAAGCTCGAGGTGACGTCGCCCGACCAGATCGTGGTGGGCGGCCTGCTGGAGTCCGGAGCGGCGTCGTCGGTCCACTTCATGACCGGCGGAGTGCACGGCGACGGGTTCCGGATCGAGGTGCACGGGTCGGAGGGACGGCTGGTGCTGCGGTCCACCGACGACTCCCTCGTCGGCCCCGAGTTCGTCCTGACGCACACCGCCGCCGGGCGCCCGCCCGTCACCGTCGACGTGCCCGAACGATACCGGCCGCTGCTGCCGGACGCCCCCGTGCCGGTGCGCAACGTGCACCGGGTGTACACCGACCTGGCCCGGTCGATCCGCACCGGTGAACCGTCCGGACCCGACTTCGGGACCGCGGCGCGGATGCACCGCGTCATCGACGCGATCAAGGAGTCCGCGGCGACCGGTGAGCGCCGGCGCCTCGTCCACCCCGCCGGCTAG